In Leptodesmis sichuanensis A121, the following are encoded in one genomic region:
- a CDS encoding MliC family protein encodes MKGVIALSVGVVTLVGITAANMPVLAQQTTQHTQKQSTQQTAQMQSTPQAKVTARATYKCDEGKGFSVVYRNDNTAEATFGSKVIMLNQVEAASGARYSDGSVTLYTKGDTAFVEVGDNRLFANCVATGSGVHGMW; translated from the coding sequence ATGAAAGGGGTTATCGCTTTGTCTGTCGGTGTAGTCACGTTGGTTGGGATTACAGCAGCTAATATGCCCGTTCTGGCTCAACAGACTACTCAGCATACTCAAAAGCAAAGCACTCAACAAACTGCCCAAATGCAATCCACCCCGCAAGCCAAAGTCACGGCACGGGCAACCTACAAGTGTGATGAGGGCAAAGGCTTTTCTGTGGTTTATAGAAATGACAACACAGCAGAAGCAACCTTTGGTAGTAAGGTGATTATGCTGAATCAGGTTGAAGCGGCTTCCGGCGCACGCTACAGCGATGGCAGTGTGACCCTCTACACCAAGGGAGATACCGCATTTGTGGAAGTAGGGGATAACCGATTATTCGCCAACTGTGTTGCCACCGGTAGCGGTGTCCATGGTATGTGGTAG
- a CDS encoding M16 family metallopeptidase, protein MTATLLKSSSVTPLLIAPTVHRLSNGLTIIAEQMPIDAVNLNIWLKVGSAMETDDINGMAHFLEHMVFKGTDRLQSGEFEQQIEQRGAVTNAATSQDYTHYYITTAPKDFADLAPLQVDVVMNARIPDDGFERERYVVLEEIRRSHDNPRRRTFQHATELAFERLPYRRQVLGPAAVIETLTPQQMRDFHAHWYQPQAITAAVVGNLPVEKLIQIVEDSFGGSGIGSQRSGAIQHSTLNTQHSTLFPQLPLPNSFLPEPPFTQIVRREVIDDTLQQARLVMTWRVPGMNQLQETYGLDVLASVLGRGRTSRLVRDLREERGLVSSISASNMTYLHQGVFYISAHLPSENLEQVEAAIAQHIRRLQDELITEAEIARVRTRTANHFVFGNETPSDRSGLYGYYHTLLGDLDPAIHYPDYIQACDVEELQTSAQRYLSPEAYGIVTIQPGR, encoded by the coding sequence ATGACGGCAACCCTTCTCAAGTCTTCTTCTGTTACCCCTCTGCTGATTGCACCCACCGTCCATCGGCTATCCAACGGGCTAACCATCATTGCAGAGCAGATGCCCATCGACGCGGTGAATTTGAACATCTGGTTGAAGGTCGGTTCTGCTATGGAGACTGATGACATTAATGGCATGGCCCACTTTCTGGAACATATGGTGTTCAAGGGCACCGATCGCTTGCAGAGTGGCGAGTTTGAGCAACAGATTGAACAACGGGGCGCAGTCACAAATGCCGCCACCAGTCAGGATTACACCCACTACTACATCACCACGGCTCCCAAAGACTTTGCTGACCTGGCTCCCTTACAGGTTGATGTGGTGATGAATGCCCGCATTCCCGATGATGGATTTGAGCGAGAACGGTATGTTGTCCTGGAAGAAATTCGGCGATCGCACGACAATCCCCGTCGTCGCACCTTCCAACACGCCACCGAACTGGCTTTTGAACGCCTACCCTACCGTCGCCAGGTACTCGGCCCTGCTGCCGTCATCGAAACCCTCACCCCTCAACAAATGCGAGACTTTCATGCCCACTGGTATCAACCCCAGGCCATCACTGCCGCTGTCGTAGGCAATCTTCCTGTAGAAAAACTGATTCAGATCGTAGAAGACAGCTTCGGGGGATCAGGAATCGGAAGTCAGAGATCAGGAGCAATTCAACACTCAACACTCAACACTCAACACTCAACACTCTTTCCCCAACTCCCACTCCCTAACTCCTTCCTCCCCGAACCTCCCTTCACTCAAATCGTCCGTCGGGAAGTTATTGATGACACATTGCAACAGGCTCGCTTAGTGATGACCTGGCGAGTACCGGGCATGAATCAATTGCAGGAAACCTACGGCCTGGATGTGTTGGCCTCAGTGCTGGGCCGGGGACGGACTTCTCGTCTGGTGCGCGACTTGCGGGAAGAACGGGGACTGGTCTCCAGCATCTCAGCCAGCAATATGACCTACCTGCATCAGGGCGTATTCTACATCTCGGCCCATCTTCCCAGTGAGAATCTGGAGCAGGTGGAAGCGGCGATCGCCCAGCACATTCGCAGGTTGCAGGATGAGTTGATTACCGAGGCGGAAATTGCTCGCGTGCGGACTCGGACGGCCAACCATTTTGTTTTTGGCAATGAAACGCCCAGCGATCGGTCCGGACTGTACGGCTACTACCACACCCTGTTAGGCGATCTGGATCCAGCCATCCACTATCCCGACTACATCCAGGCGTGTGATGTGGAAGAATTGCAGACCTCTGCCCAACGCTATCTCAGTCCAGAAGCCTATGGTATTGTTACCATTCAACCGGGCCGTTAA